The Betaproteobacteria bacterium region CGGTGGCGGCTGCACACCGCGCAGCCGGGGTCGCGGGCGAGGCGCAACGAGCGCCATTCCATGGCCAGCGCATCGACGATGAGCAGCCGGCCGTTGAGCGTCGTGCCGGCTCCGGCGAGCAGCTTCAGCGCCTCGGCCGCTTGCATCGTGCCGACGATCCCGGTCAGCGGCGCGAACACCCCCATGACCGCGCAACGCATTTCCTCCGATTGCGCGTCCTCCGGAAACAGGCAGGCGTAGCAGGGGGCGTCGGCTTGGCGCAGATCGAACACCGTTACCTGGCCGTCGAAGCGGATCGCAGCACCCGAAACGAGCGGCACCCGGTGCGCTACGCAGGCGCGGTTGATGGCGTGGCGAGTGGCAAAATTGTCGGTGCAATCGAGCACC contains the following coding sequences:
- the moeB gene encoding molybdopterin-synthase adenylyltransferase MoeB; the encoded protein is MTDEQLLRYSRHILLPEIGVEGQERLSASHALVVGAGGLGSPVAIYLAAAGVGRITLCDADEVDLTNLQRQVVHRTASVGKLKVDSARATLAELNPEVTIEAVAQRLDGPALMAQVGGCDVVLDCTDNFATRHAINRACVAHRVPLVSGAAIRFDGQVTVFDLRQADAPCYACLFPEDAQSEEMRCAVMGVFAPLTGIVGTMQAAEALKLLAGAGTTLNGRLLIVDALAMEWRSLRLARDPGCAVCSRHRAEAPA